In Carassius auratus strain Wakin chromosome 46, ASM336829v1, whole genome shotgun sequence, the following proteins share a genomic window:
- the ndfip1l gene encoding NEDD4 family-interacting protein 1-like — MAEPSGRYQQLPNEEEPEEGPQVASDSPPPYSSLAADSAAFFDYKDDATFPKPPSYNVATSLPSYDEAERTKAEATVPLVSGRDDDFVARDDFEDADQLQIGNDGIFMLTCFMAFLFNWIGFFLSFCLTTSAAGRYGAISGFGLSLIKWILIVRFSTYFPAYFDGQYWLWWVFLLLGILLFLRGFINYAKIRKMADSVSTLPRTRVLFIY, encoded by the exons ATGGCTGAGCCAAGTGGGAGATATCAGCAG CTGCCCAATGAAGAGGAGCCAGAGGAGGGGCCTCAGGTGGCCAGTGATTCTCCTCCCCCTTACAGTAGCCTTGCAGCTGACAGCGCAG CATTTTTTGATTACAAAGATGATGCAACATTTCCCAAGCCCCCGTCTTATAATGTAGCCACATCTTTACCATCGTACGACGAGGCTGAGAGGACCAAAGCAGAGGCTACTGTCCCACTGGTGTCAGGCCGA GATGATGACTTTGTGGCCAGAGATGACTTTGAGGATGCCGACCAGCTGCAGATAGGAAATGATGGCATTTTCATGTTGACATGTTTCA TGGCATTCCTCTTCAACTGGATTGGCTTCTTTCTATCGTTCTGCCTCACAACCTCCGCAGCTGGGCGTTATGGCGCCATATCTGGGTTTGGTCTCTCCCTCATCAAATGGATTCTCATCGTACGG tTCTCTACTTATTTCCCTGCTTACTTTGATGGACAGTACTGGTTGTGGTGGGTGTTTCTGCTGCTTG GCATCCTGCTCTTCCTCAGAGGCTTTATTAACTATGCTAAGATCCGAAAAATGGCAGACTCCGTTTCGACTCTTCCACGGACCAGAGTTCTCTTCATCTATTAA